Genomic segment of Streptomyces longhuiensis:
TCGAGGCGCTCCAGGCCCTGCTCGCGGAAGAGCCAGCGGGCGGTGGCGAGCGCCGCCTCGGACGCGTAGCCCTCGCCGCGGGCCCAGGGCGCGATGATGTACGACAGCTCGGTGGAGCCCACGTGCCAGTTCGTCTTGCCGAGCTGGACGATGCCGACCAGACGCTGGGTGAGGAACTCGGTGACGGCCAGGTCGAGGCCGCGGCCCGCGATGCGCTCGGTGGGGGCGTACTGGGTGATCCAGGTGCGGGCCTGGTCCTCACCGAAGGGCTGGGGCACCGAGGTCCAGGCGGCGACCATCTCGTCGTTCATCATCTCGGCGAGGGCGGGGGCGTCATCCTCCTCGAGGGCGCGCAGGACCAGCCGATCCGTGCTGATGGAGATGTCCGGGAAGCCCCGAGTACCAGTAGTCATGGCGCCGCTCCGTAACCTTCATGGCCTGGTGAAGTGCCCAGCATGCAGCATGAAGGCACGTAACTGCACCACGGGGTCCTCTCCCGGTGCGGAAGAGGACCCCGTGAAGGCGCGGTCGCTGCGGGTGGTGTCAGCCGGCGGCGACCGGAAGCACCGAGCCCTGGTACTTGTCCTCGATGAACTTCTTCACCTCGGGCGAAGTCAGCAGCGTGGCAAGCTTCTTGACCCGGGGGTCGTCCTCGTTGCCCTGCTTGACGGCGAGGACGTTGTTGTACGGGTTGCCCTTCACGGACTCCACGAGGATGGCGTCCTTCTTGGGGCTCAAGTTCGCGTCGAGCGCGAAGTTGTTGTTGATGACGGCCGCGTCGACGTCGCCCAACGAGCGGGGCAGCTGGGCCGGTTCGAGCTCCTTGAAGACGAGCTTCTTCGGGTTGGACGCGACGTCCTGCGGGCTCGCGTTCGCGCCGGCGCCCTTCTTGAGCCCGATGACGCCCTTGGAGGCCAGGAGTTCGAGCGCCCTGCCCTCGTTGGTGGTGTCGTTCGGCAGTGCCACGGTCGCCCCGTCACGGAGCTCGGTGACGTCGCCGACCTTCTTGGAGTAGACCCCCATGGGCGGCAGATACACCTCGGTGACCGCGCTCAGGGTGGTGCCCTTGGACTTGTTGAAGTCGTCCAGGTAGGGCTTGTGCTGGTACAGGTTGGCGTCGAGGGTGCCGTCCTGGAGGGCGGTGTCCGGCAGGACGTAGTCCGTGAACTCCTTGATCTCCAGGTCGAGTCCGGCCTTCTTCGCCAGGTGCTGCTGTACGTACGCGAGGACTTCACCGGCCGGCGTCGGGGTGGCGCCGACGACGAGCTTTTCGCTCTTGTCGGCGGAGCCGGACCCCGAGCCGCCGGACCCGCAGGCCGTCAGGCCGAGCGCGAGGGCTCCGGCGATGACGGCTGCGGGGATCGTGACGGCGCGCATCGCGGCGATCAGAAGGAGGGAAGGACGGAGCCGGCGTACTTGTCCTCGATGAACTTCTTCACCTCGGGCGACGTCAGCAGCTTCGCGAGCTTCTTCACGCGCGGGTCGTCCTCGTTGCCCTTCTTCACGGCGAGGACGTTGTTGTACGCGTTGTTCTTCGTGGACTCCAGGGCGAGGGAGTCCTTGGCGGGGTTGAGGTGGGCACCGATCGCGTAGTTGCCGTTGATCACCGCGGCGTCGACGTCCTGCAGGGAGCGCGGGGTCTGGGCCGCCTCGACCTCCTTGAACTGGAGGTCCTTCGGGTTCTTCGCGATGTCCTGCGGGGTCGCGGTGGCCTCGGAGCCGCTCTTGAGCGTGATGAGCTTGTTGGCGGCGAGGAAGCGCAGGGCGCGGCTCTCGTTGTCGGCGTCGTTCGGGAGGGCGATGGTGCCGCCCTTCTTCAGGTCGCCGATCGCCTTGGCCTTCTTGGAGTAGAGGCCGAGCGGCTCGAGGTGGACCGTGGCGACCGACTCGAGGTGCGTGGCGTTCTTCTTGTTGCAGTCTTCCAGGTACGGCTGGGTCTGGAAGTAGTTGGCGTCCACGGACCCGTCCTCGGTCGCCGTGTTCGGCGTGACGTAGTCGGTGAACTCCTTGACCTCGAGGTTGAGGCCGGCCTTCTTCGCCAGGTGGTCCTTCACGTACTCGAGGATCTCGGCGTGCGGGACGGGGGTCGCCGCGACGACGAGCGGGTCGGAGGCCTTGGCCTTGGTGTCGCCCTTGTCGGAGCCGCAGGCGGTCAGGCCCAGGGTGAGGGCGCCGGTGGCGAGGACAGCAGCGGTGATCTTGGTGGTGTTACGCACGAAAAGTGCCTTTCTCCATGGGTGGTGCAACCCGCCGGGTGGGGCGGGGAGACAGGGATGAGCGGGTCAGCTGGTCTTGGCCGGGGCGGCGTCCGTGGTGACGGCGCCGCCGGGCAGCAGACCGGCGAAGGCGCGGAAGCGGAGCGGTTCGCCGCCCTTGCCGGCCCGGCGGTGCAGGACGCGGGCTCCGCTGTCGCCGGCGAACTGGATCAGTGCGATCACGACGGCGAGGATCGCCACGATGATCCACATCAGCTCGGCCTCGAAGCGCTGGTAGCCGTAGCGGATCGCGAGGTCGCCGAGGCCGCCCGCGCCGACCGTGCCGGCCATCGCGGAGTAGCCGATGATCGCGATGATCGTCGTGGTGGTGGCCGAGATCAGGGACGGCAGCGACTCCGGCACGAGGACCTTGCGGACCACGGTCCAGGTGTTGCCGCCCATCGACTGCACGGCCTCGACCAGACCGCCGTCGACCTCGCGTACGGAGGTCTCGACGAGCCGCGCGAAGAACGGGATGGCGCCGATCGCGAGCGGCACGATCGCGGCCTCTCGGCCGATGGTGGTGCCGACGACCCAGCGCGTGAAGCCCATCAGCGCGACCATCAGGATCAGGAAGGGCATCGAGCGGACGACGTTCACGATCTGTCCGATGACCTTGTTCACCACGGCGTTCTGCAGCAGGCCGCCACGGTCCGTGAGGACCAGCAGGACACCGAGGGGCAGGCCCACCACGACCGCGATCAGCGTGGACCACCCGACCATGTAGAGGGTGTCCCAACATGCCTGGGACAGCAGCGGCTGCATCTCCGACCAGGTCACTTGGTGACACCTTCCTTCAGCAGTACGGGCTCGTGACCCTGGATCTCGACCTGGAGGCCCTGCTCGCGCAGGAACCCGATCGGCACGACGTTCTCGTCGAAGCGGCCGGGCAGCTCGATGCGCATGCGGCCGACCTGCTTGCCCGCGACGGTGTCCATCGCGGCGCCGAGGATCGAGATGTCGATGTTGTACGTGCGCGACAGCTGCGAGATGACCGGCTGGGTCGTCGACTCCCCGTGGAAGGTGATGTCGATGACCGTGCGGTCGGCGCCGGAGGCGTCGCCACTGACCGGGAAGAGCGCGGAGGCGAGCTCGGAGCCCGGCGTCGCGAGCAGCTCGCCGACCGTGCCGGACTCGACGATCTGTCCGTGCTCCATGAGGGCGGCGGAGTCGCAGACCGTCTTGACGACGTCCATCTCGTGCGTGATGAGCAGGACGGTCAGGCCGAGCTGCTGGTTGAGGTCGCGCAGGAGCTGGAGGATCGAGCGGGTGGTCTCGGGGTCGAGGGCGCTGGTGGCCTCGTCGGAGAGCAGCACCTTCGGGTCGCCGGCCAGGGCGCGGGCGATGCCGACGCGCTGCTTCTGGCCGCCGGAGAGCTGGGCCGGGTAGGCCTTGGCCTTGTCGGCGAGGCCGACCAGGTCGAGAAGCTCCAGCGCCTTGCGGGAGCGTTCCTTGCCCGACTTGCCGAGGATCTCGAGCGGCAGCTCGATGTTGTCCTGGACCGTGCGCGAGGACAGCAGGTTGAAGTGCTGGAAGACCATGCCGATACGGCTGCGTGCCTCGCGCAGCTCCTTGCCGGCGCGGGCGCCGCGGCCGACGA
This window contains:
- a CDS encoding methionine ABC transporter permease encodes the protein MTWSEMQPLLSQACWDTLYMVGWSTLIAVVVGLPLGVLLVLTDRGGLLQNAVVNKVIGQIVNVVRSMPFLILMVALMGFTRWVVGTTIGREAAIVPLAIGAIPFFARLVETSVREVDGGLVEAVQSMGGNTWTVVRKVLVPESLPSLISATTTTIIAIIGYSAMAGTVGAGGLGDLAIRYGYQRFEAELMWIIVAILAVVIALIQFAGDSGARVLHRRAGKGGEPLRFRAFAGLLPGGAVTTDAAPAKTS
- a CDS encoding MetQ/NlpA family ABC transporter substrate-binding protein, with the protein product MRNTTKITAAVLATGALTLGLTACGSDKGDTKAKASDPLVVAATPVPHAEILEYVKDHLAKKAGLNLEVKEFTDYVTPNTATEDGSVDANYFQTQPYLEDCNKKNATHLESVATVHLEPLGLYSKKAKAIGDLKKGGTIALPNDADNESRALRFLAANKLITLKSGSEATATPQDIAKNPKDLQFKEVEAAQTPRSLQDVDAAVINGNYAIGAHLNPAKDSLALESTKNNAYNNVLAVKKGNEDDPRVKKLAKLLTSPEVKKFIEDKYAGSVLPSF
- a CDS encoding GNAT family N-acetyltransferase; this translates as MTTGTRGFPDISISTDRLVLRALEEDDAPALAEMMNDEMVAAWTSVPQPFGEDQARTWITQYAPTERIAGRGLDLAVTEFLTQRLVGIVQLGKTNWHVGSTELSYIIAPWARGEGYASEAALATARWLFREQGLERLELRTAADNTASQQVAQKIGCISEGVLRNACIARTRTEDGGWEDLRTDFIVWSLLPEDLDGVSDEFAETGGYTAFSDWN
- a CDS encoding methionine ABC transporter ATP-binding protein, which translates into the protein MITTQGLTKVYRSRGREVTALDGVDLHVREGEVYGVIGQSGAGKSSLIRCVNLLERPTSGTVTVAGQDLTALVGRGARAGKELREARSRIGMVFQHFNLLSSRTVQDNIELPLEILGKSGKERSRKALELLDLVGLADKAKAYPAQLSGGQKQRVGIARALAGDPKVLLSDEATSALDPETTRSILQLLRDLNQQLGLTVLLITHEMDVVKTVCDSAALMEHGQIVESGTVGELLATPGSELASALFPVSGDASGADRTVIDITFHGESTTQPVISQLSRTYNIDISILGAAMDTVAGKQVGRMRIELPGRFDENVVPIGFLREQGLQVEIQGHEPVLLKEGVTK
- a CDS encoding MetQ/NlpA family ABC transporter substrate-binding protein, producing the protein MRAVTIPAAVIAGALALGLTACGSGGSGSGSADKSEKLVVGATPTPAGEVLAYVQQHLAKKAGLDLEIKEFTDYVLPDTALQDGTLDANLYQHKPYLDDFNKSKGTTLSAVTEVYLPPMGVYSKKVGDVTELRDGATVALPNDTTNEGRALELLASKGVIGLKKGAGANASPQDVASNPKKLVFKELEPAQLPRSLGDVDAAVINNNFALDANLSPKKDAILVESVKGNPYNNVLAVKQGNEDDPRVKKLATLLTSPEVKKFIEDKYQGSVLPVAAG